The following coding sequences lie in one Maylandia zebra isolate NMK-2024a linkage group LG14, Mzebra_GT3a, whole genome shotgun sequence genomic window:
- the kpna4 gene encoding importin subunit alpha-3, protein MADNEKLDNQRLKNFKNKGRDLETMRRQRTEVVVELRKNKRDEHLLKRRNVPHEDICEDSDVDGDFRSQNTSLEAIVQNATSDNQGVQLSAVQAARKLLSSDRNPPIDDLIKSGILPILVHCLDRDDNPSLQFEAAWALTNIASGTSEQTQAVVQSNAVPLFLRLLHSPHQNVCEQAVWALGNIIGDGPQCRDYVISLGVVKPLLSFISPSIPITFLRNVTWVMVNLCRHKDPPPPMETIQEILPALCVLIHHTDVSILVDTVWALSYLTDAGNEQIQMVIDSGIVPHLVPLLSHQEVKVQTAALRAVGNIVTGTDEQTQVVLNCDALSHFPALLTHPKEKINKEAVWFLSNITAGNQQQVQAVIDAKLVPMIIHLLDKGDFGTQKEAAWAISNLTISGRKDQVAHLIEKQVIPPFCNLLTVKDAQVVQVVLDGLSNILKMADDEAETIANLIEECGGLEKVEQLQNHENEDIYKLAYEIIDQFFSSDDIDEDTNLVPEAIQGGTYGFNSANVPAEGFQF, encoded by the exons ATGGCTGACAACGAGAAACTGGACAACCAGCGGCTGAAGAATTTCAAGAATAAAGGCCGTGATTTGGAG ACTATGAGAAGACAGAGGACTGAAGTAGTGGTGGAACTCAGAAAG AACAAAAGAGATGAGCATCTTCTGAAGAGGAGAAATGTTCCCCATGAGGACATCTGTGAGGACTCTGATGTTGATGGAGATTTCAGATcg CAAAACACCTCTCTTGAAGCAATAGTACAA aatgCTACCAGTGATAACCAGGGCGTCCAGCTGAGCGCTGTTCAGGCCGCCag aAAATTGTTGTCCAGTGACCGTAATCCTCCCATAGATGACCTGATTAAGTCTGGGATCCTTCCTATCCTGGTGCATTGCCTGGACAGAGATGACAA CCCCTCTCTCCAGTTTGAGGCCGCCTGGGCTCTAACCAACATAGCCTCTGGGACCTCAGAGCAGACTCAAGCTGTGGTCCAGTCTA ACGCTGTGCCGCTCTTCTTGAGGCTGCTTCACTCTCCTCACCAGAATGTGTGTGAACAGGCCGTCTGGGCTCTGGGAAACATCATAG GTGATGGCCCTCAGTGCAGAGATTATGTGATCAGCTTGGGTGTGGTGAAGCCCTTGCTCTCCTTCATCAGTCCCTCCATCCCCATAACCTTCCTCCGCAATGTCACTTGGGTCATGGTCAACCTTTGCCGTCACAAGGATCCTCCACCACCCATGGAGACAATCCAGGAG aTACTGCCAGCTCTCTGCGTTCTGATCCACCACACTGACGTCAGT ATCTTGGTAGACACAGTGTGGGCTCTGTCCTACCTGACAGATGCTGGGAACGAGCAGATCCAAATGGTTATTGACTCCGGCATTGTCCCACATCTGGTACCTCTGCTCAGTCACCAGGAGGTTAAAGTTCAG ACCGCTGCCCTGAGGGCTGTTGGGAACATTGTGACCGGCACAGACgaacagacccaggtggtgctCAACTGTGACGCCCTCAGCCATTTCCCTGCGCTCCTCACCCACCCAAAGGAGAAAATCAACAAG GAGGCAGTGTGGTTCCTGTCCAACATCACAGCAGGTAACCAGCAACAGGTGCAGGCCGTCATTGACGCCAAGCTGGTTCCCATGATCATTCACCTGCTCGATAAG GGTGACTTTGGCACTCAGAAAGAAGCAGCCTGGGCCATCAGTAACCTGACAATAAGCGGGAGGAAAGATCAG GTGGCACACCTGATCGAGAAGCAGGTGATCCCTCCATTCTGCAACCTGCTCACAGTGAAGGACGCTCAGGTTGTGCAGGTTGTTCTCGATGGCCTCAGCAATATCCTAAAAATGGCTGACGATGAGGCAGAAACTATTGCTAACCTCATTGAGGAATGCGGAG GTCTGGAAAAGGTGGAGCAATTGCAGAATCATGAAAATGAAGATATCTACAAATTGGCATACGAAATTATTGATCAGTTCTTCTCATCTGATGAT ATCGATGAAGACACCAACCTGGTCCCGGAGGCCATCCAGGGCGGAACTTACGGCTTCAACTCAGCCAACGTGCCAGCCGAGGGATTCCAGTTCTAG
- the trim59 gene encoding tripartite motif-containing protein 59 produces the protein MDNLEEDLTCSVCYSLFSDPRVLPCSHTFCKTCLDNLLQVSTNYSIWRPLRLPLKCPNCRSVVELPPAGVDALPTNVSLRAIVEKYQMDSEPRPPSCPEHHRQPLNMYCIQDRQLICGLCLTVGQHHGHPVDDLQAAFIREKLTPSQLLKRLSEERWAQVCELGEQLEQEKACCEGVVRQDRQEVNQFFQTLEVVLAGKRQACLDALDKAGAEVSRAYDPLIHQVKELQEEQLDLVSLGSSVEDEDSPLVFLEKVHLFRERVEEFIKTPLPSVMTLSVTPRAAEYLQQHWPVVTIGSLEEAPVPKVRCCARCGGAGSEAGGGRSSRGVQDVWGELQPTTSVVLLGLLLLLAVLWVNPVGGASLGFSLMSRLSHLVHSLSSELITCVWDTVGRAYTAAGVAVDRWSSQLSAVGVRVFEHLAALFKTLTSR, from the exons ATGGACAACCTAGAGGAGGACCTGACGTGCTCAGTGTGCTACTCTCTGTTCTCCGACCCACGAGTCCTGCCCTGTTCACACACTTTCTGCAAGACCTGCCTGGACAACCTCCTCCAGGTGTCGACCAACTACTCCATCTGGCGTCCGCTCCGCCTGCCGCTAAAATGCCCCAACTGTCGCAGTGTGGTGGAGCTGCCCCCTGCGGGTGTAGATGCTCTGCCCACCAACGTGTCTCTGCGGGCTATTGTCGAGAAA TATCAGATGGACAGTGAGCCGCGACCACCTTCCTGTCCGGAGCACCACAGGCAGCCTCTGAATATGTACTGTATCCAGGACCGGCAGCTAATCTGCGGGCTGTGCCTGACGGTGGGGCAGCACCACGGCCATCCCGTAGACGACCTGCAGGCAGCTTTTATCCGAGAAAAACTGACGCCGTCACAGCTTCTGAAAAGGCTCTCTGAGGAGAGATGGGCACAG GTGTGTGAGCTGGGGGAACAGCTGGAGCAGGAGAAGGCCTGCTGTGAGGGTGTGGTGAGGCAGGACCGACAGGAAGTCAACCAGTTTTTTCAAACACTGGAGGTGGTGCTGGCCGGGAAGAGGCAAGCCTGCCTGGACGCTCTAGATAAAGCTGGAGCTGAGGTGTCGCGCGCGTATGACCCTCTCATCCACCAAGTAAAGGAGCTACAG GAAGAACAGCTGGATCTGGTGTCCTTGGGTTCGTCAGTAGAGGATGAAGACTCGCCCCTGGTCTTCTTGGAGAAGGTGCATTTGTTCAGAGAGCGGGTGGAGGAGTTCATTAAAACCCCTCTGCCCTCTGTGATGACCCTGTCCGTCACTCCGCGGGCAGCAGAGTACCTCCAGCAGCACTGGCCTGTCGTGACCATCGGGAGCTTGGAGGAGGCACCTGTTCCTAAGGTGCGCTGCTGTGCCAGATGTGGCGGTGCTGGGAGTGAAGCTGGAGGGGGTCGCTCCAGCAGAGGGGTTCAGGACGTGTGGGGTGAGCTACAACCTACTACGTCGGTGGTGCTGCtggggctgctgctgctgttggcgGTGCTGTGGGTGAACCCGGTCGGAGGGGCGTCACTCGGCTTCTCCCTCATGTCTCGGCTCAGCCACTTGGTCCACAGCCTGAGCAGCGAACTCATCACCTGCGTGTGGGACACAGTGGGGAGGGCATATACCGCGGCGGGGGTGGCTGTAGATAGATGGAGTTCACAGCTCTCTGCGGTGGGTGTTAGGGTGTTTGAGCACCTGGCTGCCTTATTTAAAACTCTGACGTCTCGATAA